One genomic window of Staphylococcus hsinchuensis includes the following:
- the mntC gene encoding manganese ABC transporter substrate-binding lipoprotein MntC: MKKLFVIMLFTMLILTGCNTHKNNASDHEKLKIVTTNSIIYDMVKNIGGDDVEVHSIVPIGQDPHEYEVKPKDIKALTDADIVFYNGLNLESGNGWFDKALDQAGKSTKDNSVIQVSKKVKPLYLNNEKGNASKQDPHAWLSLENGIKYAKTIQETLIKKDHKHATTIKKRSHNYIDKLETLNKKSHRLFKDIPKKERSMITSEGAFKYFSKQYDINSGYIWEINTEKQGTPNQMKQAISFVKQHKLKHLLVETSVDKKSMKSLSEDTNKDIYGEVFTDSIGPKDSDGNSYYDMMKHNIDTIHKSMK; this comes from the coding sequence ATGAAAAAACTATTCGTAATTATGCTCTTTACTATGCTCATATTAACTGGGTGTAATACACATAAAAATAACGCATCAGACCACGAAAAGTTAAAAATTGTAACAACGAACTCTATTATTTACGACATGGTAAAAAACATTGGTGGCGATGACGTCGAAGTACATAGCATCGTACCCATTGGTCAAGATCCACACGAATATGAAGTAAAACCAAAAGATATTAAGGCGTTAACTGATGCTGATATTGTGTTTTACAATGGATTAAATTTAGAGTCAGGCAATGGTTGGTTCGATAAAGCATTAGACCAAGCTGGTAAATCTACGAAAGACAATTCAGTCATTCAAGTATCTAAAAAGGTTAAACCACTTTACTTAAATAACGAAAAAGGCAATGCGTCCAAACAAGACCCGCATGCTTGGTTAAGTTTAGAAAATGGCATTAAATATGCTAAAACGATTCAAGAAACACTTATTAAAAAAGATCACAAACACGCAACAACGATTAAAAAACGTAGCCACAACTACATAGACAAATTGGAAACGTTAAACAAGAAGAGTCATCGCTTATTCAAAGATATTCCTAAAAAAGAACGTTCTATGATTACAAGCGAAGGTGCGTTTAAATATTTCTCAAAGCAATATGACATCAACTCGGGTTATATATGGGAAATCAATACAGAAAAGCAAGGGACACCTAACCAAATGAAACAAGCAATTTCATTTGTAAAACAACACAAGCTTAAACATCTTCTTGTTGAAACAAGTGTCGATAAAAAATCAATGAAAAGTTTAAGTGAAGATACGAACAAAGATATTTATGGTGAAGTGTTTACTGACTCCATCGGTCCAAAAGACTCAGATGGTAACTCCTATTACGATATGATGAAACATAACATAGACACGATTCATAAAAGCATGAAATAA
- a CDS encoding metal ABC transporter permease, with amino-acid sequence MDFLQHLFDYKFLNHAFILSIIVGIVCGTVGCLIILRGLSLMGDAMSHAVLPGVALSYYFAVPMFFGALVTGMVASFFIGFITKNSKTKPDAAIGISFTAFLASGVILISLINSTTDLYHILFGNLLAVTNETFWSTIGVSVFVMVLIIVFYRPLMISTFDPTFSRLSGLKTTFLHYFVMLLLSLVTVASIQTVGIILVVALLITPASAAFLIAKRLSTMMIISSLISTISAIIGLYFSYIYNIPSGATIVLCAFSIYIIIFIYKKLTILTRKGQTT; translated from the coding sequence GTGGATTTTTTACAACATTTATTCGATTATAAATTTTTAAATCATGCCTTTATTCTCTCGATTATCGTAGGGATTGTGTGTGGCACAGTTGGTTGTTTAATCATTCTTCGAGGACTGTCGTTAATGGGAGATGCGATGAGTCATGCTGTGTTACCAGGCGTTGCTTTATCTTATTACTTCGCAGTCCCGATGTTTTTCGGAGCGTTAGTAACTGGTATGGTTGCAAGCTTTTTTATCGGTTTTATTACAAAGAACAGTAAAACGAAGCCCGATGCCGCCATTGGTATTAGCTTTACAGCATTTCTAGCTTCAGGCGTCATTTTAATTAGTTTGATAAATAGTACAACAGATTTATACCATATTTTGTTTGGAAACTTATTAGCAGTTACAAACGAAACCTTTTGGTCAACGATTGGCGTAAGTGTTTTTGTCATGGTCCTCATCATCGTATTTTATAGACCACTAATGATTTCAACTTTCGATCCAACTTTCAGTAGACTAAGTGGATTAAAAACAACATTTTTACATTATTTCGTTATGTTGTTACTGTCTCTTGTCACTGTAGCAAGTATACAGACAGTAGGTATTATATTAGTTGTCGCCTTATTAATTACGCCCGCTTCAGCGGCCTTTTTAATCGCGAAACGTTTATCCACGATGATGATCATTTCAAGTTTAATTAGTACGATAAGTGCAATCATCGGTCTTTATTTTAGTTATATATACAATATTCCGAGTGGAGCAACTATCGTATTATGTGCCTTTAGTATATATATCATTATTTTTATTTATAAAAAGTTAACTATTTTAACAAGGAAAGGACAAACAACATGA
- a CDS encoding metal ABC transporter ATP-binding protein: MLSIKNLNLTLGVKHVLHNVTLNIPIQGEIIGVFGPNGAGKSSLFKSIIGEFKYSGQINYQNKPITNHLKAITYIPQKSQIDLDFPIDVTNVIISGSYKNIGWFKKKGHETKDKLNELLKKMELEDLRHRQISQLSGGQLQRVLIARALMSESDIYLLDEPFVGVDFRSEQIIMTQLKQLKEAGKLLLIVHHDLSSAETYFDRIILINKTVKFFGDSKQAMEPEQINSVFLSANKETKGSYA, encoded by the coding sequence GTGTTATCTATTAAAAATTTGAATTTAACTTTAGGTGTGAAACACGTCTTACATAACGTCACCTTAAACATTCCTATACAAGGAGAAATTATCGGTGTATTTGGTCCAAATGGTGCAGGAAAATCCTCACTTTTCAAATCTATTATTGGTGAATTTAAATATTCTGGTCAGATTAACTACCAAAATAAACCGATAACCAATCATCTCAAAGCCATTACCTACATACCTCAAAAATCACAAATTGATTTGGACTTTCCAATAGACGTGACAAACGTGATTATTTCTGGATCGTATAAAAATATAGGATGGTTTAAGAAAAAAGGACATGAAACGAAAGATAAGCTCAATGAATTACTCAAAAAGATGGAATTAGAGGATTTGAGACATCGCCAAATTTCTCAGTTAAGTGGTGGTCAGTTACAACGTGTATTAATCGCACGTGCATTAATGAGTGAGAGCGATATCTATTTACTCGACGAACCATTTGTAGGCGTGGATTTTCGTAGCGAACAAATTATAATGACCCAACTCAAACAGTTAAAGGAAGCAGGCAAGTTACTACTCATCGTTCACCACGATTTATCATCTGCTGAAACATATTTCGACCGTATCATTTTGATTAATAAAACGGTAAAGTTTTTTGGAGATAGCAAACAGGCAATGGAACCGGAACAAATCAATAGCGTTTTTCTTTCGGCCAACAAGGAAACGAAAGGAAGTTATGCATAG
- a CDS encoding metal-dependent transcriptional regulator, producing MLTEEKEDYLKAILTHDGDQSFVSNKTLSQYLNIKPPSVSEMINRLEKSGYVNIKPYKGVQLSETGLTYTLDIIKRHRLIELFLIKILKYNWEEVHQEAEVLEHKVSKLFVERLDELLDYPKTCPHGGIIPRDHQYKELYTSNILQYQTGESVKIKRVRDKTDLLIYLTSKNIYIDETVKIIDKDETNRVIILKKADDTILLSYDNAQHVYAEVSE from the coding sequence ATGCTGACTGAAGAAAAAGAAGACTATTTGAAAGCTATTTTGACGCATGATGGTGATCAATCCTTTGTTTCTAATAAAACGTTGTCCCAATACTTAAATATAAAGCCACCCTCAGTAAGTGAGATGATTAACCGATTGGAAAAATCAGGTTACGTTAACATCAAGCCTTATAAAGGGGTTCAGTTGTCAGAAACTGGTTTGACTTACACCTTAGATATCATTAAACGCCACCGATTAATTGAATTATTTTTAATTAAAATATTGAAATATAATTGGGAAGAGGTCCATCAAGAGGCAGAGGTATTAGAGCATAAAGTTTCGAAGTTATTTGTCGAACGATTGGATGAATTGTTAGATTACCCTAAGACATGTCCGCACGGTGGTATTATTCCAAGAGATCATCAATATAAAGAGTTATATACATCAAATATATTGCAATACCAGACTGGTGAAAGTGTAAAAATCAAACGTGTCCGTGATAAAACTGATTTACTCATTTATTTAACGAGTAAAAACATTTACATTGATGAAACCGTTAAAATCATAGATAAAGATGAAACTAATCGTGTAATTATCTTAAAGAAAGCAGATGACACGATTTTGTTAAGTTACGACAATGCGCAACATGTTTATGCAGAGGTCAGCGAATAA
- a CDS encoding M50 family metallopeptidase, whose protein sequence is MTLLNNFLNTSIQLHILWILFIALAYIVIHNNRLKPVNQFLDIYLNYIPVLTHEFGHILFNKISGGKAKDLVIVALPKERQATSQQGYAITQSKGLLGQAITTLGGYIMPPFMLYLSFLAVELKYPSIFIFTYLVIFIYFLVLTSRKFLPIIIIILLIILLYFLLQNNDPIIMTYIVPIVYHFIVGVLLGEVLQSSWTIVNLTFNAQSITWDGSTLKDLTHIPTFIFSIVWIAINLLTVYHLFGHYLPW, encoded by the coding sequence ATGACATTACTGAATAATTTTTTAAATACATCAATACAATTACATATTCTGTGGATCTTGTTTATCGCGCTTGCCTATATTGTGATTCACAATAATCGACTTAAACCCGTGAATCAATTTTTAGATATTTATTTAAATTATATCCCCGTACTTACACATGAGTTTGGGCATATTTTATTTAATAAAATAAGTGGCGGGAAAGCGAAAGATTTAGTAATTGTCGCTTTGCCGAAAGAACGTCAAGCTACTTCTCAACAAGGTTATGCGATTACACAATCTAAAGGACTCCTCGGCCAAGCGATTACGACATTAGGTGGTTATATCATGCCACCATTCATGCTTTATTTAAGCTTTTTAGCTGTGGAATTAAAATATCCGAGTATTTTTATATTTACATATTTAGTGATATTTATTTATTTTCTCGTCCTGACCTCTCGAAAGTTTTTACCCATTATTATCATTATTTTGTTAATCATACTATTATATTTTCTATTACAAAATAACGATCCGATTATCATGACTTATATCGTCCCAATTGTATATCACTTTATCGTAGGCGTATTGCTTGGCGAAGTCCTACAATCATCTTGGACAATTGTGAATCTAACGTTTAATGCTCAATCTATTACTTGGGACGGCAGTACATTAAAGGATTTAACCCACATACCAACTTTTATTTTTAGTATTGTTTGGATAGCGATTAACCTTCTAACCGTATACCATTTATTTGGACATTATTTACCTTGGTAG
- the tarA gene encoding N-acetylglucosaminyldiphosphoundecaprenol N-acetyl-beta-D-mannosaminyltransferase TarA, translating into MTHINEKNKVDVLSVSFDNVTLFDMQHNINQFFNTQQHQNMFIVTANPEIVYYAFHHKSYQQLINKADFVIPDGIGVVLASRILKTPLKDRVPGIELMESCLDIANYKQQKVFLLGAEDSIVQQAQHNIEQQYPNIEIASHHGYIELDDEIVAKRIQDFQPDYVFVGMGYPKQEQWIAKHQHAFNQTLFMGVGGAIEVFSGTKKRAPMLMRRLNLEWVYRLLIDWKRIGRMAVIPKYLFSVLKSQNMFKRKHV; encoded by the coding sequence ATGACACATATCAATGAGAAAAATAAAGTTGATGTGTTATCTGTAAGCTTTGATAATGTTACTTTATTTGATATGCAACATAACATTAATCAATTTTTCAATACACAGCAACATCAAAATATGTTCATCGTAACTGCAAATCCAGAAATTGTTTATTATGCATTTCATCATAAATCATATCAGCAATTAATTAATAAAGCGGATTTTGTTATTCCTGATGGTATCGGTGTAGTCTTAGCTTCCAGAATTTTAAAGACACCTCTGAAAGATCGTGTGCCAGGTATCGAATTAATGGAAAGTTGTCTTGATATTGCCAACTATAAACAGCAAAAGGTCTTCTTATTAGGTGCCGAAGATTCGATTGTACAACAAGCACAACATAATATTGAACAACAATATCCAAATATAGAAATCGCAAGTCATCATGGTTATATTGAATTAGACGATGAAATTGTTGCAAAGAGAATACAAGACTTTCAACCTGATTATGTATTTGTTGGTATGGGTTATCCTAAACAAGAACAATGGATTGCAAAGCATCAACATGCATTTAATCAAACATTATTTATGGGTGTAGGTGGCGCTATTGAAGTCTTTAGTGGAACCAAGAAACGTGCACCTATGTTAATGAGACGATTAAACTTGGAATGGGTTTATCGTTTGTTAATTGATTGGAAACGTATCGGTAGAATGGCTGTCATACCAAAATATTTATTCAGTGTGTTAAAATCACAAAATATGTTTAAGCGTAAACACGTTTAA
- the tagH gene encoding teichoic acids export ABC transporter ATP-binding subunit TagH, whose amino-acid sequence MTVSVNIDHVTKEYRIYRNNKERLKDALLPFNKNKTFYALNDLSLTAYEGDVVGLVGINGSGKSTLSNMIGGSLSPTHGKIERNGDVSVIAINAGLNAQLTGMENIEFKMLCMGFTRKEIKRLTPEVVEFSELGEFIYQPVKKYSSGMRAKLGFSINITTNPDILVIDEALSVGDQTFAQKCLDKIYEYKAQGKTIFFVSHNMKQVREFCTKIAWIEGGKLKQYGELEDVLPEYESFLKGFKKRSKKEQKAFRKKLDSSRFEVK is encoded by the coding sequence ATGACTGTATCGGTTAACATTGACCATGTAACAAAAGAATACCGAATTTATCGCAATAACAAAGAGCGTTTAAAGGATGCACTTTTACCCTTTAATAAAAATAAAACATTTTACGCATTAAACGACCTTTCACTTACAGCTTATGAAGGTGATGTTGTAGGTCTCGTAGGAATCAATGGCTCAGGAAAGTCTACCTTAAGTAATATGATAGGCGGTTCATTATCTCCTACGCATGGCAAGATTGAACGTAACGGTGATGTGAGTGTTATTGCTATCAACGCAGGTTTAAATGCCCAGTTAACAGGCATGGAAAACATCGAATTTAAGATGTTATGCATGGGCTTTACGCGTAAAGAAATCAAAAGACTCACACCTGAAGTAGTAGAATTTAGTGAACTCGGTGAATTTATTTATCAACCCGTTAAAAAATATTCTAGTGGTATGCGTGCTAAACTAGGTTTTTCAATCAATATCACTACAAATCCTGACATATTAGTGATTGATGAAGCATTATCTGTTGGTGACCAAACTTTCGCACAAAAATGTTTAGATAAAATTTATGAATATAAAGCACAAGGCAAAACGATTTTCTTCGTCAGCCATAACATGAAACAAGTACGTGAATTCTGTACTAAAATTGCTTGGATTGAAGGCGGCAAATTAAAGCAGTACGGTGAATTAGAAGATGTCTTACCGGAATATGAATCTTTCTTAAAAGGGTTCAAAAAGCGTTCAAAGAAAGAACAAAAGGCATTCCGCAAAAAATTAGATAGTTCTAGATTCGAAGTAAAATAA
- a CDS encoding ABC transporter permease: MNAVWVVFKEHFRNFYLIQRLAQFQVKISNTNNYLGMAWELINPALQILVYWFVFGLGIRSNGPIDGVPFIYWLLVGISMWFFINQGVLEGTKSIATKYNQVSKMNFPLSIVPTYIVMSRFYGHLGLLAIVMILCMIGGFYPSIYTLQLLIYVPMALVLTTSIALFTSTLGVLVRDTQQAIQALMRMVFFASSILIVPPDGIVKQVMQFNPIYYLAEAYRAAVLHKEWYFITHWELTLYNVGFILFMFVVGAFMHMRYRDHFADFM; encoded by the coding sequence ATGAATGCAGTTTGGGTAGTTTTTAAAGAGCATTTTAGAAATTTTTATCTTATTCAAAGGTTAGCACAATTCCAAGTAAAGATTTCAAATACGAATAACTACTTAGGAATGGCGTGGGAATTGATCAATCCTGCTCTACAAATATTAGTTTATTGGTTTGTGTTCGGATTAGGTATTAGAAGTAATGGTCCAATTGATGGCGTGCCATTTATTTATTGGTTGCTTGTTGGTATTAGTATGTGGTTTTTCATCAACCAGGGCGTTTTAGAAGGGACAAAATCAATAGCCACTAAGTATAATCAAGTCTCGAAGATGAATTTCCCGTTATCTATTGTACCTACTTATATTGTTATGAGTCGGTTCTATGGACATCTTGGATTGTTAGCAATTGTCATGATTCTCTGTATGATTGGTGGGTTTTATCCATCTATTTATACATTACAATTATTAATTTATGTACCAATGGCATTAGTATTAACCACGTCTATCGCCTTATTTACTTCCACATTAGGTGTGCTAGTAAGAGATACTCAACAAGCGATTCAAGCATTAATGCGTATGGTATTCTTTGCGTCATCTATCTTGATCGTTCCGCCAGATGGCATCGTAAAGCAAGTCATGCAGTTTAATCCAATATATTACCTAGCGGAAGCATATCGTGCAGCGGTATTGCATAAAGAATGGTATTTCATCACTCACTGGGAGTTAACATTATATAATGTAGGTTTTATCTTGTTTATGTTTGTTGTTGGTGCCTTTATGCACATGCGTTATAGAGATCACTTTGCAGACTTTATGTAA
- the tarB gene encoding teichoic acid glycerol-phosphate primase TarB yields MRQIIKKMYLWFIHFLNILFSKKKVENDNVVVMMTFVEDVLPLIEALYKKGYRITVIGKEEKRKYIKHLEDVTYITAGNKYVFKHIQALSQAKVIIVDTYYLMLGAFHKKAGQTVLQTWHASGALKNFGLTDHQVDLSNSKKVAQYKRVYDATDKYLIGGPAMSICFKESFGAKEHQFLTLGLPRLVKYKNIDIKQRQQELKSHYNIRGKVALYVPTYRENHQSNRVINKEHFEQELPNYTLLSKLHPAITDVNDSSLDIQSLLIMADVVISDYSSLAIEASYLNKPTLLYVYDEAQYEAERGLNRFYYQTPSHYKVYNEHDMIQKLKYKENTLQPIFKEWHQFNNDNSLTQIIKYIEGMVKS; encoded by the coding sequence TTGAGACAAATCATAAAGAAAATGTATTTATGGTTCATACATTTCTTAAATATATTATTTAGTAAGAAAAAGGTTGAAAATGATAACGTAGTCGTCATGATGACGTTTGTTGAAGATGTATTGCCTTTAATTGAAGCTTTATATAAAAAAGGCTATCGTATAACGGTCATCGGTAAAGAAGAGAAACGAAAATATATTAAGCATTTAGAAGATGTTACTTACATTACGGCGGGTAATAAATACGTTTTTAAACACATTCAAGCCCTAAGCCAAGCGAAAGTGATTATTGTAGATACGTACTATTTAATGTTAGGTGCATTTCATAAAAAAGCTGGCCAGACAGTACTTCAAACGTGGCATGCTTCAGGCGCCTTGAAAAATTTTGGTTTGACAGATCATCAAGTAGACTTATCAAACTCAAAAAAAGTAGCACAGTATAAACGTGTTTATGATGCGACTGATAAATATTTAATCGGCGGTCCAGCGATGTCAATTTGCTTTAAGGAATCATTTGGAGCAAAAGAACATCAATTTTTAACATTAGGTCTACCACGTCTGGTTAAATATAAAAACATCGATATTAAACAAAGACAGCAAGAATTAAAATCACACTATAATATTCGAGGGAAGGTTGCTTTATACGTACCAACATATCGTGAAAATCATCAAAGCAATCGCGTGATTAATAAGGAGCACTTCGAACAAGAACTGCCTAATTATACATTATTAAGTAAATTACATCCTGCCATCACTGATGTGAATGATAGTTCACTAGATATACAATCTCTATTAATTATGGCTGATGTTGTTATTAGTGATTATAGTTCTCTCGCAATTGAAGCGAGTTACCTTAATAAACCAACATTGTTATACGTATATGATGAAGCGCAATATGAAGCTGAACGAGGATTAAATAGATTTTATTACCAAACACCTTCTCACTATAAAGTGTATAATGAACATGATATGATACAGAAACTAAAATACAAAGAAAATACACTACAACCTATTTTCAAAGAATGGCACCAGTTCAATAACGACAACAGTTTAACTCAAATTATAAAATATATAGAGGGTATGGTGAAATCATGA
- a CDS encoding glycosyltransferase family 2 protein, with product MKISIIVPVYNAAQTIQRAIKSIDTKHDHEIICINDGSTDNSQQVLEQLRKEYSNMVIVNQTNKGAAASRNKGLELITGDVFMFLDADDEFLTSRIDYMADYYLSDENVDIVLGQLARDVYGTWTAIPTHRDIQKEDKVNFSQCPAILQSIGPGAKMFNARFAGERFNEDIVFCEEHEFMVQLYKKARDIQLLPDVVYGYNEQIDSVTYNRQQHFDAYMKDAIKVRSSVMDQLHLREARLYYSYRMDELIVSYLIQAYLTEHEKLTQATLNTVINYINEMQKTDYDGDAMFRIVKVVEQGTKNWNKALYDQWRSTLISVGIGRPKYVLFKANALPKRAKYKGETTLKKYLRK from the coding sequence ATGAAAATATCAATTATCGTTCCCGTATACAACGCAGCACAAACGATTCAAAGAGCAATAAAATCAATCGACACGAAGCATGATCACGAAATTATTTGTATCAATGATGGTTCAACAGATAATAGTCAACAAGTATTAGAACAATTACGTAAAGAATATTCAAACATGGTGATTGTTAATCAAACGAACAAAGGTGCAGCTGCAAGTAGAAATAAAGGTTTAGAATTGATCACTGGTGACGTATTTATGTTTTTAGATGCAGATGATGAATTTTTGACAAGTCGCATCGATTATATGGCAGATTATTATTTATCAGATGAAAATGTAGATATTGTCTTAGGTCAGTTAGCTAGAGATGTATATGGCACTTGGACTGCGATTCCTACACATCGTGATATTCAAAAGGAAGATAAAGTTAATTTTTCACAGTGCCCAGCGATACTGCAATCTATCGGACCAGGTGCGAAAATGTTTAACGCACGTTTTGCCGGTGAGCGTTTTAATGAAGATATCGTATTCTGTGAAGAACATGAATTTATGGTGCAACTTTATAAAAAGGCACGCGATATTCAATTGTTACCAGACGTCGTTTACGGATATAATGAACAAATTGATTCAGTGACATACAATCGTCAACAACATTTCGACGCATATATGAAAGATGCGATTAAGGTGAGATCAAGTGTCATGGATCAATTACATTTAAGAGAGGCAAGACTATATTATAGTTATCGCATGGATGAACTCATCGTGAGCTATTTAATTCAAGCGTATCTAACAGAACATGAAAAGCTGACTCAAGCGACGTTGAACACGGTCATCAATTATATTAACGAGATGCAGAAGACTGACTATGATGGTGACGCTATGTTCAGAATAGTGAAAGTGGTTGAACAAGGCACAAAAAATTGGAATAAAGCACTTTATGATCAATGGAGAAGTACATTAATTAGCGTCGGTATCGGAAGACCGAAATATGTTTTATTTAAAGCTAATGCCTTACCTAAACGCGCGAAATATAAAGGTGAAACGACTTTAAAAAAATATTTGAGAAAATAA
- the tagD gene encoding glycerol-3-phosphate cytidylyltransferase — protein MKRVITYGTYDLLHYGHIELLRRAREMGDYLIVALSTDEFNRIKNKKSYYNYEQRKIMLESIRFVDLVIPENGWGQKEKDVDRYEIDKFVMGHDWEGEFDFLKDKCEVVYLNRTEGISTTKIKKELYGDGAK, from the coding sequence ATGAAACGTGTAATCACTTATGGAACGTATGATTTGTTACATTATGGCCATATCGAATTGTTAAGACGTGCGCGTGAAATGGGTGACTATTTAATCGTGGCACTTTCAACAGACGAATTTAACCGTATTAAAAATAAAAAATCATATTACAATTATGAACAACGTAAAATCATGTTAGAGTCAATTCGCTTTGTCGATCTTGTAATCCCAGAAAATGGTTGGGGTCAAAAAGAAAAAGATGTTGACCGTTATGAAATTGATAAATTTGTAATGGGTCATGATTGGGAAGGTGAGTTTGACTTTCTTAAAGATAAATGTGAAGTGGTTTACTTAAATCGTACGGAAGGTATTTCAACTACGAAAATTAAGAAAGAACTTTACGGAGATGGCGCTAAATAA